In one window of Thermotoga sp. Mc24 DNA:
- the argF gene encoding ornithine carbamoyltransferase produces MSVNLKGRSLLTLLDFSPEEIRYLLDISEQVKMESRSKLRTERFKGMTLAMIFEKRSTRTRLAFETAFAEEGGHPIFLSPNDIHLGAKESLEDTARVLGRMVDAIMFRGYKQETVEKLAEYSGVPVYNGLTDEFHPTQALADLMTIEENFGRLKGVKVVFMGDTRNNVATSLMIACAKMGMNFVACGPEELKPRSDIFERCQEIAKETDGSVSFTSNLEEALASADVIYTDVWASMGEEDKEKERMALLKPYQVNERVMEMTGKSETIFMHCLPAVKGQEVTYEVIEGKQSRVWDEAENRKHTIKAVMIATLL; encoded by the coding sequence GTGTCTGTGAATCTGAAAGGGAGATCTCTCCTCACTCTTCTTGATTTTTCTCCTGAAGAGATCAGATACCTTCTCGATATCTCAGAGCAGGTGAAGATGGAAAGCAGATCCAAACTGAGAACCGAAAGGTTCAAAGGAATGACCCTCGCCATGATCTTCGAGAAGAGATCAACGAGAACGAGACTCGCCTTTGAAACCGCTTTTGCAGAAGAAGGAGGACATCCGATCTTTCTCTCACCGAACGACATACACCTTGGAGCGAAAGAATCTCTCGAGGACACCGCACGCGTCCTTGGAAGAATGGTGGACGCCATCATGTTCAGGGGCTACAAACAGGAGACTGTGGAAAAGCTGGCTGAGTACTCCGGTGTTCCCGTGTACAACGGACTCACCGACGAGTTCCACCCAACACAGGCGCTCGCCGACCTGATGACCATAGAGGAGAATTTCGGAAGATTGAAGGGTGTAAAGGTTGTTTTCATGGGGGACACCAGAAACAACGTTGCGACCTCCCTCATGATTGCCTGTGCGAAGATGGGGATGAATTTCGTGGCGTGTGGTCCCGAAGAACTCAAGCCCAGATCTGACATATTCGAAAGGTGTCAGGAGATCGCGAAAGAAACCGATGGGAGCGTTTCTTTCACGTCAAATCTGGAAGAAGCACTCGCAAGTGCCGATGTTATCTACACGGACGTGTGGGCATCCATGGGTGAGGAAGACAAAGAAAAGGAAAGAATGGCTCTTTTAAAACCTTATCAGGTGAACGAGAGAGTGATGGAAATGACGGGTAAATCGGAAACGATTTTCATGCACTGCCTCCCCGCAGTGAAGGGCCAGGAGGTCACCTACGAGGTGATCGAGGGAAAACAGAGCAGGGTCTGGGACGAGGCGGAGAACAGAAAACACACCATAAAAGCGGTCATGATAGCAACACTGCTGTGA
- a CDS encoding adenylosuccinate synthase, which yields MNRVVVGLQWGDEGKGKVVTYLSRYHDIVARFSGGANAGHTVNYGDFKVIHHLLPSADFTKNRGIAIGSGVLLDPQVLTEELRELKEKFPDYSGEIFISESAHVVLPVHKEMDRIIDEVLKIGTTKRGIGPACADRVMRVNVRVAELGNEEKLRYFLEKNLSLKKIYGVDFAAEKIMGDLSTFYETIKDFVVSPVQLKRILEEKSVLFEGTQGVLLDLDVGTYPYVTSMNCSSSGVSAGMGFPVEVDEVLGVFKVYTTRVGEGPFPTELTGEEGEKLREAGHEYGSTTGRPRRCGWLDLPLLRYAIEISGVDSLVMTKADVLNGFEKIKVCVRYSDGRDLVSLRDLEKKEPVYEVFDGWKSLEDKNFERFVDFIERETGRPVRYISTGEKLEDIVEV from the coding sequence ATGAACCGCGTTGTGGTGGGACTTCAATGGGGAGACGAAGGAAAGGGCAAGGTGGTAACGTATCTTTCCAGATACCACGATATTGTGGCGAGATTTTCAGGCGGAGCGAATGCCGGGCACACCGTGAATTACGGAGATTTCAAGGTGATACACCACCTCCTCCCTTCGGCCGATTTCACAAAAAACAGAGGAATCGCCATAGGAAGCGGTGTTCTCCTGGATCCTCAGGTGCTGACAGAAGAATTGAGGGAATTGAAAGAGAAATTTCCCGATTATTCAGGTGAAATCTTCATCTCTGAGAGCGCACACGTGGTTCTTCCAGTGCACAAAGAAATGGACAGGATAATAGACGAAGTGTTGAAAATAGGCACTACGAAAAGAGGAATAGGTCCCGCTTGCGCTGACAGGGTTATGAGGGTGAATGTGAGAGTCGCAGAGCTCGGCAACGAAGAAAAACTCAGATATTTCCTCGAAAAGAACCTCTCTTTGAAGAAGATCTACGGGGTAGATTTCGCCGCAGAGAAAATTATGGGAGATCTTTCCACCTTTTATGAGACAATAAAAGACTTCGTCGTTTCACCGGTCCAGTTGAAAAGAATCCTCGAAGAGAAGAGCGTTCTCTTCGAAGGAACACAGGGGGTTCTTCTGGATCTGGACGTGGGAACGTATCCGTATGTCACGAGCATGAACTGTTCCTCCTCGGGTGTGAGTGCGGGAATGGGTTTTCCTGTGGAAGTAGATGAAGTTTTAGGCGTCTTCAAGGTGTACACAACGCGGGTTGGAGAAGGCCCCTTCCCGACGGAGCTCACAGGAGAGGAAGGGGAGAAGTTGAGAGAAGCGGGACACGAATACGGTTCCACGACCGGTCGGCCGAGAAGATGTGGTTGGCTCGATCTGCCGCTCCTCAGGTACGCCATTGAAATCTCCGGTGTCGATTCTCTGGTCATGACCAAGGCAGACGTGCTGAACGGTTTTGAAAAGATCAAGGTCTGCGTGCGCTACTCCGATGGAAGAGATCTCGTTTCACTCAGAGATCTGGAAAAGAAAGAGCCTGTCTACGAAGTCTTCGATGGCTGGAAATCTCTGGAAGATAAGAACTTCGAGCGCTTTGTTGATTTCATAGAAAGAGAGACAGGAAGACCGGTAAGGTACATATCCACAGGTGAAAAACTCGAGGATATAGTGGAGGTGTGA
- the rnc gene encoding ribonuclease III, translated as MNESERKIVEEFQKETGINFKNEELLFRALCHSSYANEQNQSGRKDVESNEKLEFLGDAVLELFVCEILYKKYPEAKVGDLARVKSAAASEEVLALVSRKMNLGKFLFLGKGEDKTGGRDRDSILADAFEALLAAIYLDQGYEKIKELFEQEFEFYIEKIMKGEMLFDYKTALQEIVQSEHKVPPEYVLVGTEKNDGDRIFVVEVRVDEKPIATGRGRTKKEAEKEAARIAYEKLLKERS; from the coding sequence TTGAACGAGAGTGAGAGAAAAATCGTGGAGGAGTTTCAGAAAGAAACTGGAATCAACTTCAAGAACGAAGAACTTCTCTTTCGAGCTCTATGTCACAGTTCTTACGCGAACGAGCAAAATCAATCGGGAAGGAAAGACGTGGAATCGAACGAAAAGCTGGAGTTTCTGGGAGACGCCGTTCTGGAACTCTTCGTGTGCGAAATACTCTACAAAAAGTATCCGGAAGCGAAAGTGGGAGACCTGGCCCGAGTGAAATCCGCAGCGGCGAGTGAGGAAGTTCTCGCCCTTGTTTCCAGAAAGATGAACCTTGGTAAGTTTTTGTTCCTTGGAAAGGGAGAGGACAAAACTGGAGGACGTGACAGAGATTCCATACTCGCCGATGCGTTCGAAGCGCTTCTGGCTGCCATATACCTCGATCAGGGCTATGAGAAGATAAAGGAGCTATTTGAGCAGGAATTCGAGTTCTACATAGAAAAGATCATGAAGGGTGAAATGCTCTTCGACTACAAAACGGCTCTCCAGGAAATAGTCCAGAGCGAACACAAAGTGCCTCCGGAATACGTGCTGGTGGGAACGGAAAAGAATGATGGTGACAGGATTTTTGTTGTGGAAGTGAGGGTGGATGAAAAGCCCATCGCCACGGGCAGAGGCAGAACGAAGAAAGAAGCGGAAAAGGAGGCCGCAAGAATCGCCTACGAAAAACTTTTGAAGGAGAGATCATGA
- the yfcE gene encoding phosphodiesterase: MRILVISDTHGSLSLTEKALKSAENFDEIWHLGDVLYHGPRNPLPEGYSPKELTSFLKKHRVKYIRGNCDADVDIRVLEIPEMPRIGMEFLGDVKMLLIHGDQLEYERGDPASMAQAHGCSVVLFGHTHVPMAERCEGVLLLNPGSVSLPKSEVGPTFGIIDTDEKKFYLCSLEGDVLKEVMLVERE; encoded by the coding sequence TTGAGGATTCTTGTGATATCGGATACCCACGGTTCACTGTCTCTCACAGAGAAAGCCTTGAAGAGTGCGGAGAATTTCGATGAAATCTGGCATCTTGGTGATGTTCTCTACCACGGTCCTCGGAATCCACTTCCCGAGGGATACAGTCCAAAGGAACTCACTTCATTTTTGAAGAAACACCGTGTGAAGTACATACGCGGAAATTGTGATGCGGATGTGGACATAAGGGTTCTGGAAATTCCGGAAATGCCCAGGATTGGAATGGAATTTTTGGGAGATGTGAAGATGCTCCTTATTCACGGCGACCAGCTCGAATACGAAAGAGGAGATCCTGCGAGTATGGCACAGGCTCATGGATGCAGTGTGGTTCTTTTCGGTCACACTCACGTTCCTATGGCAGAAAGGTGCGAAGGGGTGTTACTTTTGAATCCGGGATCGGTTTCTCTTCCAAAATCTGAGGTCGGTCCGACTTTTGGTATCATCGATACGGATGAGAAAAAATTCTACCTTTGCTCGCTGGAAGGTGATGTTTTGAAAGAGGTGATGCTCGTTGAACGAGAGTGA
- a CDS encoding ABC transporter permease: MFRITVVELKRILKKRSSLLMIITAPVLVVLISLLFMQGYNLQTMKLGIYNEDNSIWSSLVMRFIGTILRQENIVKVDQNYEKLLKEGKLNAVIIIPKGFAAKLYSKQPTQMIFIPSPIDLHLAAAIYNVLDSVLADFQGSAFFDPKVLRYIFTESDYPVPRLTLKDSELRFSDLISPFVVFFTAILITVSLASVSTFLDREKNLHEMFLVYNLPAWKYACGKILAYTVVGASVSFIAYTLTVILTGDSLGFLITSVLILLNALLHTSVGFLVSSISPDKSLANILGVSVIGISLFSSGFAIPVSNLPDILRRITMSTPVFRTMYALRVHQLEHTVDNHSIFVVLLWTVVLFSISVLSGKFVIRRG, encoded by the coding sequence ATGTTTAGGATAACTGTCGTGGAACTGAAGAGGATCTTGAAGAAAAGATCTTCACTGCTGATGATCATCACTGCACCCGTTCTGGTTGTGCTGATCTCTCTTCTCTTCATGCAGGGGTACAACCTTCAGACGATGAAGCTTGGAATATACAACGAAGACAACAGCATATGGTCTTCCCTCGTCATGAGATTCATTGGAACCATCCTGAGACAGGAAAACATAGTGAAAGTCGATCAAAACTACGAAAAACTTTTGAAAGAAGGAAAGCTGAACGCGGTCATAATTATTCCAAAGGGCTTCGCGGCGAAACTGTATTCCAAACAGCCAACCCAGATGATCTTCATCCCGAGTCCCATCGATCTTCACCTCGCCGCCGCGATATACAACGTTCTCGATTCCGTTCTGGCAGATTTCCAGGGGAGTGCCTTCTTCGATCCCAAGGTGCTTCGGTACATATTCACAGAGTCCGATTATCCCGTACCCAGATTGACATTGAAAGATTCAGAACTCAGATTTTCCGATCTCATCTCCCCGTTCGTCGTCTTTTTCACGGCAATTTTGATAACCGTATCACTAGCGAGTGTCTCCACCTTTCTCGACAGAGAGAAGAACCTGCACGAGATGTTCCTCGTGTACAACCTTCCGGCATGGAAATACGCCTGCGGGAAGATACTCGCTTACACCGTCGTTGGAGCATCCGTTTCTTTCATAGCCTACACCCTGACGGTGATACTGACAGGAGACAGCCTGGGTTTCCTCATTACGTCTGTACTCATTCTTCTCAACGCGCTTCTTCACACGTCTGTGGGTTTTCTGGTTTCTTCCATTTCTCCTGACAAGAGCCTTGCAAACATACTTGGTGTTTCTGTTATAGGAATATCCCTGTTCTCGAGCGGTTTCGCCATTCCTGTAAGCAATTTGCCAGATATCCTTCGAAGAATCACCATGTCAACGCCTGTGTTCAGAACCATGTACGCCCTCAGGGTGCATCAGCTGGAACACACTGTCGATAATCACTCGATCTTTGTCGTTTTGCTCTGGACGGTTGTTTTGTTCTCCATTTCCGTTTTATCTGGAAAGTTCGTTATCAGGAGGGGTTGA
- the tmk gene encoding dTMP kinase — translation MFITFEGIDGSGKSTQIRLLAQYLEKKGKRVILKREPGGTETGEKIRKILLEEEVTPKAELFLFLASRNLLVTEIKQYLSEGCAVLLDRYTDSSVAYQGFGRNLGKEIVEELNDLATDGLIPDLTFYIDVDVETALKRKGELNRFEKREFLERVREGYLVLAREHPERIVVLDGKRSIEEIHRDVVREVERRWKLDV, via the coding sequence ATGTTCATAACGTTCGAAGGAATAGACGGATCCGGGAAGAGCACACAGATCAGGCTTCTGGCTCAATACCTGGAAAAGAAAGGAAAGAGAGTAATCCTGAAAAGGGAGCCGGGCGGAACGGAAACGGGGGAGAAGATCAGAAAGATTCTTCTGGAGGAAGAAGTGACTCCCAAAGCTGAGCTCTTCCTGTTCCTTGCCTCAAGAAATCTCCTTGTGACAGAAATAAAACAGTATCTTTCCGAAGGGTGCGCCGTTCTTCTTGACAGATATACGGACTCCAGTGTTGCATACCAGGGTTTTGGAAGAAACCTGGGAAAAGAGATCGTGGAGGAGTTGAACGATCTTGCCACGGATGGACTGATTCCTGACCTAACTTTCTACATAGACGTGGACGTCGAAACGGCCCTCAAAAGAAAAGGAGAACTCAACCGCTTTGAAAAAAGAGAGTTTCTCGAACGTGTAAGGGAAGGCTACCTCGTGCTTGCCAGAGAACATCCCGAAAGGATCGTGGTGCTGGATGGAAAACGCTCCATAGAGGAAATCCACAGAGACGTGGTGAGGGAGGTTGAAAGAAGGTGGAAACTCGATGTTTAG